The following DNA comes from Peromyscus leucopus breed LL Stock chromosome 2, UCI_PerLeu_2.1, whole genome shotgun sequence.
CTgtgtattttaagatttttgaacTGCGGTGCATCTctcacccagcacttgggaagctaagcAGGAAAATTACAAGTTCAGGACTAGATTGGATATAATGAAGGAAGGTCAAGGTCAACCTTATAATGAAACCCTTTTTCAAAAACCAGAATATTCAAATTGTGAAATTAAGCTGAATACAAGTTAATTCTTCCCTCTTGGGTGTTCTTTAGTGGGTACATGAGAAATCACCTTGTTTTGATAATGAGCAGCATGAGAAGTCTTTGGATTGACCATGGTCTTTGAATCAGAAATGTTGGCAAACACCTTCATAAAATAGAATGAACTAGAGAACCTAAATTAGTTTGTAGAAGATAATGCTAGGTCTGGGATTTATTCCAGTCCTTTAAGtttggctttctgttttgttttaaatagctgTGCCCAGATAAAATTAAAGGTCTGACTTAAACTTGAAGAAAATGTGGAGGTTACCTTTTCCCAcacagatttatttatattttcccagTAAAGAGGTTTTGGAAAGAGTCAGTCACTCTAGAAGGGTAGTCCTCAGATAAAAACCTTCCAGTTCTTTAAATGGTCTTGCAAGTCCCGGTGAATTGGGAGAAGCCAGTTAGCTGGTGGTGATGTCAGTATCGGTAGTGTGGGTTCTGGTAGTTCTAATTGTTTAATGCTTCTTTTTATAAAAGACAGCGGTTGTGTTGCctatgcctgcagtcccagcacttgggaaacggaggcaggaagaggggaagCCAATTTGAGTTACATTTAACAAACaaaagagctgggtatggtggtatacttgggaggcagcagcaggtgaaTCTATTTGAGATCGAAGCCAATCTGGTTTACATAaggagttccagactagccagggccacatattgagaccctatctaaaaatgttaaaagaacaataacaaccaaaacaaaaaaacaaaaacaaaaacaaagacacacacacaaagaaactgcTTATCAGTGAGGGCAGCATGTTATGTGCATTGTTTCTTCTCCAGATGCACTTTAAGGAAGTGTTAGAGGAAGTAAGGTCTCCATTAGGGTGCTTGTTTACAGTTTAACTGTAGTGACATTGTTAGTAACACTGGCAGCCCTTTAATTAGGAGGTATAGTTGACAATTCAAACGTAATTTGCTGTCATGGCCAATGGACTACTTAGAATGTTCCATGGTGCCAGTAATGATTGCTGAATCAGTTTAGTGCTTGTTTCTTTTCTAGTATTCTTACTTGGTCTCAGTACAATAGTCTGAAGCTTTAAAACATTCCCCATTTCATTTTTGTCCTTTAGTAGTGGGTAAAGAGTGCATAAAATGTGATGAATCCTGCCCAtttgctgcaggccgcaggaatatcataagaactcagtgTTGGAGTTATTAGAAACTCTTGCCCATGTAACAACGAGGATTAAACAAGCAGTAATGTGCTGTTTGGTAAATGCAGGGAGAGCTGAAAGACAACCTAGATTGATGACTAGACAGAAAGGGAGGCTGGATgagctgtggtagcacacaccgtTAGTCCCAGCAGTCGGGGGGTAGAGGATTCTCTTGAGTCCAAGGTCTGGCAGGGCTatctagagaccctgtctcctcaCTAAAAGAGGAAGTGGAAGGTGGTATttcagcacatgcctgtaatcttagaatttgggaggtagaagtaggaaggatcagaagttcaaggtcatcctcaagttAAAGGTCAGCTTAGACTACATGAGATCATAAAAGAGGATGCTTAAGAAAATCGTCTCAGGAGCCTATCATTGACACTGTCCTTACTAAATAACATGTATAATTTGGGTGGAGGTTTAACCCCCCCCCTTCTAATTTTATTCACTCAAAGATAGTAtttcagaaaaaatgaaaaacactgaGATTTCAGAAAAGATTTTATAGCCCAGGGGATAATCCTCAGAAGCAGTTGTGAAGGAACCAGTGAGACTCCATCCGGCACACACTTCCAGGGGACCTACAGCAGTTAGCAGTGTCTATCCAGGCACTTGGTGGTCTCAGCTGCTTTAGATCTGTGACAACAGTTCTTGGTTAAGATAGGGCTAGGGGCGGTAAGTAGTAGGATGCTTGCCTAGTGCCTATAAGTCCCTAGGTTCAGTTTGCaataattatatgtatgtctgtctTTAGATGTGTATGGATGGCATTGATTATAGATCATTTGAGAAGGCTGAACTTGGCAGATTCAAATTTTGGTCTTGGATAGTTTTTTAGCAGTGATTAGAATTATGTAAAGAATAGTTGTACAGAGCCtagcagtagtggcgcacgcctttaatctcagcacctgagaggcagaggcaggaggatctctgtgagctcaaggccagcctgggctacagaacaagttccagaacagctaaggcTGCACAGATAAactgtctcagaataaaacaaaagaataggtttaagtgatatatttattttagttaagCCTGCCTGCCCTGGCTACTATTTTCAGTTCATCTGTATTAGGATGTTAGTCCCTGAGAACATACCAGTTGAATATAAGAAGTCATTTCTTTTCAGGATTGGCCATTTGATGATGGAGCTCCACCCCCTAATCAAATAGTAGATGATTGGCTAAACCTGCTAAAAACCAAATTTCGTGAAGAGCCAGGTTGCTGTGTTGCAGTGCATTGTGTGGCAGGATTGGGAAGGTAAAAACTCttactttttttctaaattcattgTTGTGTCTAAGAAAGCCAACTGAGCTgagtggcggtggcggcggtggtgcacgcctttactcccagcactcgggaggtagaggcaggcagatcgctgtgagttcgaggccagcctggtctacaaagcgagttccaggaaaggcacaaagctacacagagaaactttgtcttgaaaaaacaaaaagaagaagaagaagaagaaatgaaagccaACTGAAAATTTCACCTTGGTAGAACTTGCATTTAGTAACTACAGGATACTAAATTActggaaaggaaatgagaaatgtcAGTGTAATAAGCTCTCTTAAGAGCCAGTTGTGTTGGGTCTGGATCGGATTCTAATGCTATATAGCATGTAATGAAGGTCCGTGTCCCATTTCAAGAAATAGAGATACTTAGGTCATTAAGTgccaacaaaattaaaatagttttagaGATTAAAGTATCTGTACATGGTTGGGTTTGGATTGAAATGAAAGGGAATTTAACAAAGTTACTTTAAACTCTTGAACAGCGATGTGTGGACACTGAAAATTGACTGATTTTAGAACCTTTTCTGCCAAATATGCTTGCAGTAGTGTGTTGGATAAACAGAAGGTTAAGTGCCAATTTATGAGTGCACTGTGACTCAACATTACTGTGAGATGCCATTGCCTCAAGGTGGTGGTAACTTGGGCTATTAGCTCTGCTTAGCACTTTAGTATGTTAAGGTTTTTTTTATGAGGTTGGACGGTTcagtattttgtatttatattttatagacctggctgtcctagaactcactgtgtagaccaggctgtccttgaactcacagagatctgcctgtcttccaaatgctgggattaaagcgtgtgccaccacacccagcacaaaGCTCAAATTGGTAATAATAATGTATAAGCTTTCGGTTAAAAACCAGAGCAAACTCTAGACTCTAGTACTATGGATACTCATGATGGCCTTCTCTTTGCAGGGCCCCTGTGCTGGTTGCACTTGCATTGATTGAATGTGGAATGAAGTATGAAGATGCCGTTCAGTTCATAAGACAGTGAGTATATACAGTTGTATGTGCAGAACCCTAAGTGGGGCTATGCAGGAGGAAGAGGTTATTGAGACATTTGAAATATGTAAGAAGTGGTTGGTTTGGGCTTAAAATACTGtttgaaaatagagaaaaagataaaggCAAGTGACAAAGACTACCAGGAGTTTGTAAGATTGTTCTTCTAATTTAGATGTCAAATTTGGGTATGGTAGTATGTGGTTGGATGTCTAGGAATCTTCACAGTGAGTAGATTGATGAGTGCTGTTTTCAGTGGATTCCATAATAGCGCCCGGTGCAATTTCATATGACCAGCAGACAAAAGGAATGCATGGAGGAACAGATTAATTACTTTGGtactttaacattattttttaaattttatgtgcattggtgttttgcctgtatgtgtgtataaggatgtcagatcccctggaactgaagttacagacagttatgagctgccatatgggtgctgggaactgaacccaggtcctctggaagagcagtcagtgttcttaatcaatgagccatctctccagtccccacttGTTACTCTTGAATGACCTGTTCTCATACAAAATTAGAATAGTAGTAACCTGACATCCCCGACACTGGTCTGAAATAATAGGCCATGTTGTTCCTTTCTTTAAcaaatgaagaggagaaagaaaagactgaCAGGAGACCTGAAGTGTATGGTTCTCAGTGCTGAGACAGTGGTGTCCCACTGCCACTCCAGTCTGCCCCGAACATGAGACTCTCTTCGTATGTTCGAACTAGTGTTAGTTTTTTAAAGTATACTAAATGCTTGTTTCTCATTCTGATCTGAAGACTCTGTTCATCTCATTGGAAAGAGTGTAGTCAGGTGTTGTTGAACAACCTGCTGATCTCTTTTAAATGAACTACATGATGGGCAAAGAAACTCAAGCAAATtcggtggcagaggcaggcggatctctgaatttgaggccagcctgggctacagagtgagttccagggctacacagagaaaccctgtctcggaaaaagaagaaaagaaaagaaacttcttttggaGGGGCTTGAGTTTATGTCCCATCtggttgtggtgcacgcctttaatcccagcacttgggaggcagaagcaggtggatctctgtgagttggaggccagcctggtctacagagtgagttccagattccaggacaaccaaagtaacacagagaaaccttgtctcaaaaaaccaaaaaaaaaaaaaaaaaaaaaaaaaacagcagcaacaaaaaaaccGAGAAGAACATGGCTGTAGCTGGgtagcacacaccattaatctcagtactcaggaggcagaggcaggcggatctctgtgagttcaaggccaacctggttacagtgcaagttccaggacagccagagctacacatagaaacactgtctcataaaaccaacccaacaaacaaacaaaacaaccaagttCACGTGCCAACTTTTTAAAGTGATGTGGTATGGGAAATAAGCAGGTTTTCATCTGGGGAAAACTAGCTTAGATGGCATTGTGCCATAAATAGTACATTTCAGTAAGCTGTGCAGTTCTTTGCTACATGATAGTGTACCATTcttgtattttcagaaaaagaaggGGAGCATTCAATTCCAAACAGCTGCTTTACTTGGAGAAATACCGACCTAAGATGCGATTACGCTTCAGAGATACCAATGGGCATTGCTGTGTTCAGTAGACGTAGAGGAAGGCTGAATGGATCGTGGCATTAGAGGGAACTCTTGGTACCTGGAAATGTGAATCTGGAATCTTACCTGTGTCATCAAAGTAGTGATGGATTCAGTACTCCTCAACGCCTAATGATTGAGAAGAAAGCAAATGATAAAGAAATCCCTCTATAACACgaataaaatgtttaagaaaagaaaaaagaaaggaaaagggattAATTTAGTGAAAGATGATTTTGCTCCTAGTTTTGGAGTTTTGATTTCTGCCAGGATTGAATTATTTCAAAATCctcctgtgttttttaaacttttttcaaaATAGGTATCTGAGGAAAACCAGCAGAATATTAACCAGTGTGGAGCCAGTTGTTGGGGAGCACACACTTCCATTATGCTTGGCACATAGGTCTCCTTGTGGTAGGATTTGGGGAAGGTAGATTATCCCCATCTTTCTTCCTGTCCTGTCCCCcttgccccacccccatacaTGTAGATGGAATAGAAAGAAATCCTTGTTGCTGTAGATGTACGTGTGTCTGCAGCCTTAAGCCTACCTGGGCACTTTTAGGAAAACAAcgacaaaaaacaccaaaaagaaaaaaaaaaaacccaaaaaaaaagcaagccaagaaaaagcagtGCGCATCTGTTCTATGATCTAGGTGGTTGTTTATAGTCTAGTGATGGTGGGTGCTCACCTTAGTTCCTCTTCCTCACGTAGGCATGGAAGGTAGCCAGGAGCGGTTTGTTTTGGTAAATGGTGAGGAAATGACATCTTAAAGAGGAGTCTGTCTCCTGGAACTTAGCTGAGAGGAGAATCCTTTCCCAATAGTGGAAGAAGTGGGCATCCCAGAAACTTATTGAAGAGATGACTCCAGGCCATCGATGGTCTGTCCTGGAGAGTTAGCATGTTTCTACAACTCTAGAACTATGGGTTGTGGATTTGCTATCTAACGATGTCATGGAAAAGCAATATCTTAAAATCTGAGGGCTGATTTCAGAAATAGAGGAGCAACAGAACATTCACAGTATTTTGGTCTTAAGAATGTCTGTGATGGTGGTTTTCCAAATTACTCTCTGTATGTACAGTTAGTGTAACCACCTATTACCTTGTTATTACTAGATTCTTCTgagattaaaaaggagaaagaaatcacTGTCAAAACCAGCAATATCTAGTGAGTGTGTACCCACAGGCAATGGCAAGCAATAAGGTGAATAGCAAGGGGACTCCGCTCATGGCATCATGTGGGAGCATTTTTCGGGTTCTCTGTTAAATGTGCTGATACAGAAAAGCTGTTTTTTCCTTACTTGCAGAAGACAGTTGACCAGGCTGCAGTGGAGAGGCATCTCCGGGGACTCTGGCACCCTCTTCAGCTAAATGTTCCCTACTTGACAGTGAGTGTCAAGCCCTGGGTGCAGGCCTAGAGTCTTCTTGTCCCAGTGGAAATGTATTGTGCAGAGCCTTAAGCTTCCTGCTTTATTAGTACAGATAGGCCGGTAGGATGGACGACATCTCATTGATGGTACCTCGGTGGCTGGCAGCTTTGTGAACTGCCTCTATACTATTGCTGGGATTGTTCTGCTTTTAACTAAATTCGAATCTGTGGAGTCCTTCCTGCCTCAtcccagaaaatgaaaaataatgcttttttgacattgtttctagaattttaaagtgtaaaatgATGATACAACCCAAAATTCTCTTATTTCAGAACATGACGACAAATAGATTGCTTTAACATAGACTCAAGATCAAAATATCTTACCTTCTAAGTTTAGATTGACTGTTGACTCCAGGGGTTGTGATCAATACCAGCAAACCCTTTTCCACTTGACATGTTCAGAAATttggtgtgtgcatttgtgcatgagCACATGTGTTCCCGTGAGGTTATGTGCTTGCAGGTGTCCATCAGTCTCAATGCCTGCCTGAGATAGAGTTACATTCCTGGTTCTGTGTGAGGAGAAGGGTGGATAAAGCAACATAAAACAGCCctcatattgttttaaataagactAATGTTAACTGTTCTCAgaactggacttttttttttctcctcaaaattaaaacttttttttttcttttggatttaatGAAGTATTGCTAGTGGAAGTCAGTTTGGCATGGTGAGAGATGTCAAACTTTTGAAAGGTGTGCAGCCTGATTTAAAACCAAATCCTGAACCcttttaaagaacaataaaacatattttacatgCTCTTTGTGCATTCTTTCCCCCCACCTCTAAATTGAgtttgtttgctcatttttctctggtattctCAAGGCCTGATTTGTGTCCTGATAATGTGCTTTCAGGAGGTGAAGTGAGAAGTGTTCAGTTAGGTGTACCTGACCTTAGTTCGGATGCAAGTAACACATTTTCTGGTTCACCTCCTGGACACAACAGTATAGGAATTCAGCGTCTCATTCTAAGGAATTTGCTTACATCATAGGCTTGGATAAGGCattacaatttttctttaaactctTAAAAGTGGAGAATTACCTGCTTTATGTATGTATCATAGAATTTCTCTTTAATCATTGGTAAGCTAGATAAAGTGCCAAGGTACAAAGAATTGAAAGATGAATCCTGCTTTAGAGGACCTCAGTCTTACGGAAACAAAGTTATAGTGGGTGGAAGGAAGCTGGTATGGTGGTAAACATCTGTAATCTAAGCACTCTAGCTTGGGGGATGGAGCATCAGGGCGTTCAAGGCtgccctgggctacatggcaagaccttgtcttGGTAAACAAAGTTACAGTGGATGGATGGCTTTGTGCTGTGCCATCTACAAGCTGTTGGTCCCAGAGCTTAGCATTAACCTTGTCCTCTACAGTAGCTCCATTAGATTCTTTGGCTGGTTGTGATAATTACTTAGCTCTACAGGAAATTGCTAATGCCTTGTCTTCATTCTGGCTGGTCTTGGTTAAGCCAACTATTCCTCTTCCCCTGAAATTGGGCAGCTCTACATGCCATCAAATCTGAAGTCTTGTGGCGTCTGCATTGTCTCAGGCCTGCCACATCTGTCTCATCTGCTCTTTCTCCTTGCTCACTTTAGctctgtttggttggtttttaaacCTAGAAACAGGAAGGGCCAGGAAGACAGCTCTGCAGGTAAAAGACAGTTCATCCCTGGAGCCTCCTAAAGAGCTGGGTatgtgtaattccagcactcctgtggagacagaaagcagaacttCCAGAACTGTCTAGAAGCTCCTAGGTTAGCTAGCTTGGAGATCTCTGTGCAGTGATAGTGCTGGATAGTCTGAGCAATGATTTGAACCAACTACGAGTGCCGATCCCTGACCTGACCTTCACACTTCCTGACCCACATCTCACCCATCTCTGGTGGGCACCTATGGTACTGTCTTAAATTGTTACTACCAACATATTGACTCCTGTTTAAAGGGTCCCATTCTATAAACACTATATCTAGGATTTAAAAAATGAGCATATATGTGTGCCTGCTGAGTTTATGTGTACCTGTATAGGGGtccatggaagccaaaagaggcaattggatcccctggaattagtaCTTCaggaacctgagtcctctgcagaaCCAGCAAAAATAATCACCAAGTAACTCCCTAGccccctcacttttttttttaagcttaaggCGAGTATTTCCATCTATCTGATTTCATCCCTTATTTGAATAAGGGGctctttattcctttctctgacgcccttttcattttctttctagatCATTCTCACCAACCTATAAATATGCTGTTTGTTGCAAACGAAAACAGTCAGAGTTAGACCTGGTGtctcatacctttaattccagcattctggtgacagaggcaggtagtgagttccaggatatccagggatatgtagagaaaccctgtcatttatttaaaaaaaaaaaaaaaaaaaaatctgccaggaGGTGGGAGCTCCTGTcttctggaggtagaggcaggtggatctcctgaGTTTGAGTGGCAGGAccgccaaggctacacaaagaaatcctgtctcaaaaaaacaaaaacaagccgggcggtggtggcgcacgactttaatcccagcactcgggaggcagagccaggcggatctctgtgagttcgaggccagcctggactaccaagtgagttccaggaaaggcgcaaagctacacaaagaaaccctgtctcgaaaaaccaaaaaaaaaaaaacaaaaacaaaccaaaaacatgaaaaagaataaCTGAGGAGCCGTCTCAGCAGTTACAGGCAagtgccatcaagcctgatgagtttgatccttggagcCCTGCTATGGCACGTGAGCACAGGTACACATGTGAAAAGATAGAACCCTGTTTGATTCCACATGCACCTCCTTtctctgccaccccaccccaccccaccccagtactgggaattgaatttaagACCTCAACATGCTGGGCAAAGACTACCATCAAGCTTCCCTCTTAACTCTACAGTAAAACCGAACTTACAGTTGCTTTTTTGAGCCTATTTCAGcaaagttttattttagtgattgggttttttgttgttttgttttttaatttgtctaAGCTGGTCTGTAACTTAGACCATACTGGTCTCTTCAGGTTTTATCATCCTGCTGGGTGTCAGACATGCACTTCCCTTGCTGGCTCCCAGTGAGAATTTGATTTCACTAGAATTGCCCCCTTTTATGGGGGctggggttgagacagggtttccctgtataatATCTCTGTCTGGCTGTTGTGgaacccgctctgtagaccatgccaTCCTCAGACTCtgagagatttgcctgcctctgcctctgagtgttgggactaatggcatgtgccagcactgcctggtgGGATTACCCCTCTTTAAAGATTGCCAGAAGCTCTGTTGTACTCAGTTCAGTGGTGGGTTCTCCAAGCTTTGGGCCTGTCTATATGATGGAATGGATGGTACTTTGAAATTCATCTTTGTGACTTCATGGTCCCTCAAAGTTGTACACATCATAAGTCCCTGGGCCCTGTGAATGTGAACCTGATGGTGAGGCTACTTGGTGTATGTGATTAAGGGTGTTAAAATAGGCATTTCCTAGGTGACCTCGTGGACCAGGGCAATTTAATgttgctggctttgaagatggatGAAGGGGCCACAAGCTAGCATTGCTGGCAGTACTAGGACCCAAAGAAAGCAAGGGGAGatttcccccccctcccccaccatctcCAAGGAGGAGGAACCGCAACACCGGGGCATTATTTCCACAGGAATCTATGGAACTATAGCATGAGAACTTCCactctttgttttataaaaaagtTTCATTCTGGGTCAGTGGCCTGGAATGCCTGCCCTTGTGGTCgtgctggattacagatgtgtgccatcatatCTGGCTTTAACCTGAATTGTTTTATCCCCACCCaagatggtctcactatgtagctagctctggttgtcctggaggtCACTTGGTAAACAAGACTGACCTCGAAtgccttctcctgcctcccaaatgctgggattaaaggtgtgcatcactaaaCTTGGCTTTGAaccttagttttaaaaaatgtgtgtgtgtgtgtgtgtgtgtgtgtgtgtgtgtgtgtgtgtgtgtgtgtgtgtacacgtgtacacTCCCCACagcatttgtgtggaggtcagaacaacTTGTAGCAGTTGGTTCTTCTattgtgtgggtcccaggaattgaactttcCAGGTTTGCCTAAAACTCTCAAtggtcctgcctctccctccacacccagctgggttttttgttttttttttttttgttttttgttgttgttttttttttaaataacaaagagGCTCATCACGGTGGCACAGACCTAATAATTCCAGCCTTTGGAAGGCTAAGGCCTTAAGCTTggtctaacctgggctacatagtccctgtttcaaacaaaacccgATTCGTGATTGGAGATTAAACACAGCTTGTTGAATGCTGTGACTGAACCTCCTGTGAGAGGGAAAATGATTCACCCGTTACATATTTACCACATGTCCTAGGCACTGAGACTACAGAAGAGCACATAGTAAACTGGTAAGTTCTGGAGAAGGTAAGAGTTTTCAGGTAGTGTTCAGTGctatgaaaataggaagaaaaagcaagaacATAATTGGTGACTA
Coding sequences within:
- the Ptp4a2 gene encoding protein tyrosine phosphatase type IVA 2, which produces MNRPAPVEISYENMRFLITHNPTNATLNKFTEELKKYGVTTLVRVCDATYDKAPVEKEGIHVLDWPFDDGAPPPNQIVDDWLNLLKTKFREEPGCCVAVHCVAGLGRAPVLVALALIECGMKYEDAVQFIRQKRRGAFNSKQLLYLEKYRPKMRLRFRDTNGHCCVQ